From Elaeis guineensis isolate ETL-2024a chromosome 16, EG11, whole genome shotgun sequence, a single genomic window includes:
- the LOC105058962 gene encoding proteasome subunit alpha type-2 isoform X1, translated as MGDGQYSFSLTTFSPSGKLVQIEHALMAVGSGQTSLGIKAANGVVIATEKKLPSILVDETSVQKIQLMTTNIGVVSSGMGSDFRVLVKKGRQQAQQYYRLYKFQAGVIVLHSNFSGVRPFGVSLLVAGYDDNGPQLYRADPSGSYFSWKASAMGKNVSNAKTFLEKRYTDDMELDDAVHTAILTLKEGFEGQISGTNIEIGIIGADRKFRILTPAEIDDYLAEVE; from the exons ATGGGAGACGGCCAATATTCCTTCTCGTTAACCACCTTCAG CCCTTCGGGGAAGCTGGTCCAGATCGAGCACGCCCTGATGGCCGTCGGATCCGGCCAAACGTCTCTTGGAATCAAAG CTGCTAATGGTGTTGTTATTGCAACCGAGAAGAAATTGCCTTCCATCTTAGTGGATGAGACATCA GTGCAAAAGATTCAGCTAATGACAACAAACATTGGAGTTGTTTCCAG TGGAATGGGCTCAGATTTCCGTGTTCTGGTGAAAAAAGGCAGACAACAAGCACAACAATATTACCGACTATATAAG TTTCAGGCAGGCGTGATAGTCTTACACTCCAACTTTAG TGGTGTAAGGCCATTTGGAGTTTCTTTGCTGGTTGCTGGATATGACGACAATGGTCCACAGCTATATCGG GCTGATCCATCAGGTTCATACTTCTCTTGGAAAGCATCTGCAATGGGGAAAAATGTTTCCAATGCAAAGACATTTCTTGAGAAGAG GTATACTGATGATATGGAGCTTGATGATGCTGTGCATACTGCCATTTTGACTCTTAAAGAAGG GTTTGAAGGTCAAATTTCTGGCACGAACATTGAAATTGGAATTATTGGTGCTGACCGTAAGTTCAG GATACTTACTCCAGCTGAGATCGATGATTACCTGGCTGAAGTGGAGTAA
- the LOC105058962 gene encoding proteasome subunit alpha type-2 isoform X2, whose translation MGDGQYSFSLTTFSPSGKLVQIEHALMAVGSGQTSLGIKAANGVVIATEKKLPSILVDETSVQKIQLMTTNIGVVSSGMGSDFRVLVKKGRQQAQQYYRLYKFQAGVIVLHSNFSGVRPFGVSLLVAGYDDNGPQLYRADPSGSYFSWKASAMGKNVSNAKTFLEKRYTDDMELDDAVHTAILTLKEGSNFWHEH comes from the exons ATGGGAGACGGCCAATATTCCTTCTCGTTAACCACCTTCAG CCCTTCGGGGAAGCTGGTCCAGATCGAGCACGCCCTGATGGCCGTCGGATCCGGCCAAACGTCTCTTGGAATCAAAG CTGCTAATGGTGTTGTTATTGCAACCGAGAAGAAATTGCCTTCCATCTTAGTGGATGAGACATCA GTGCAAAAGATTCAGCTAATGACAACAAACATTGGAGTTGTTTCCAG TGGAATGGGCTCAGATTTCCGTGTTCTGGTGAAAAAAGGCAGACAACAAGCACAACAATATTACCGACTATATAAG TTTCAGGCAGGCGTGATAGTCTTACACTCCAACTTTAG TGGTGTAAGGCCATTTGGAGTTTCTTTGCTGGTTGCTGGATATGACGACAATGGTCCACAGCTATATCGG GCTGATCCATCAGGTTCATACTTCTCTTGGAAAGCATCTGCAATGGGGAAAAATGTTTCCAATGCAAAGACATTTCTTGAGAAGAG GTATACTGATGATATGGAGCTTGATGATGCTGTGCATACTGCCATTTTGACTCTTAAAGAAGG GTCAAATTTCTGGCACGAACATTGA
- the LOC105058960 gene encoding uncharacterized protein → MALVPASSSNLSTAIDKGLIVRPSGVSGLVNSIFVSTATKASRMLVAAASAAVATGEGERWRPMNTVRYLVMLTIWANVWVLRIITDIFPPSPAVLSLLDFGVDGLIDKKPSSSTAIVLHGGSGSGLGANFTAIGRTLSHILVILNELPYTSRKYEFVLGTADRVLTENVQLGHAELLEVNRAVLASAFSRTSELLRRALQRSSSITATWPSRVLSLLPLGPRLATLYDGLRLCLGGLLPSAAVGALRPYKPHRPVTASVNEWLDAEKLAHELLWITNKLRASSAVGEAIVRWAFASGLASLALTAHPRVQGLIVKITVVLLRELARGEWEAAREVRFGILALWLPLLCYASQGVTAPVLTGMERWEMERVIEDLLAGLPLDDQEIILRNWLEDFSASDSDWPNLSRAFDRWCRYARKLLC, encoded by the exons ATGGCCTTGGTGCCGGCTTCTTCTTCTAATCTGTCCACGGCCATCGACAAAGGCCTCATAGTGAGGCCTTCTGGTGTCAGCGGTCTCGTCAACTCCATATTCGTTTCCACTGCGACCAAGGCATCGAGGATGCTCGTGGCTGCTGCCTCGGCGGCGGTGGCCACCGGCGAAGGGGAGAGGTGGCGGCCCATGAACACCGTGCGTTACCTCGTGATGCTAACCATTTGGGCTAACGTCTGGGTCCTCCGGATCATAACCGATATCTTCCCTCCTTCACCTGCTGTTCTTTCCCTTCTGGATTTTGGTGTTGATGGATTGATTGACAAGAAGCCATCCTCCTCTACGGCCATTGTTTTGCATGGAGGAAGTGGGAGTGGACTCGGTGCCAACTTTACAGCCATAGGGAGAACCCTCTCGCAT ATCTTGGTGATCCTGAACGAGCTTCCCTACACGTCCAGAAAATATGAGTTCGTGCTGGGTACGGCGGACAGAGTACTGACAGAGAACGTCCAGCTGGGCCACGCGGAGCTCCTGGAGGTCAACCGGGCCGTCCTCGCCTCCGCCTTCTCACGCACCAGCGAGCTCCTCCGCCGCGCCCTCCAGCGCTCCTCCTCCATCACGGCCACGTGGCCGTCGCGCGTCCTCAGTCTCCTCCCGCTCGGCCCCCGCCTCGCCACCTTgtacgacggcctccgcctctgcctCGGTGGCCTCCTCCCGTCCGCCGCCGTCGGTGCCCTCCGGCCGTACAAGCCCCACCGGCCGGTGACGGCGAGCGTGAACGAGTGGCTGGATGCGGAGAAGCTGGCGCACGAGCTGCTGTGGATTACGAACAAGCTGAGAGcgagctcggccgtcggagaggcgATCGTGCGGTGGGCCTTCGCGTCCGGGCTGGCGTCGCTGGCTTTGACCGCTCATCCGAGGGTTCAGGGTCTCATCGTCAAGATCACCG TGGTACTGCTACGGGAGCTGGCACGTGGGGAGTGGGAGGCAGCGAGGGAGGTCCGATTCGGGATACTGGCGTTGTGGCTACCGCTGCTGTGCTACGCGAGCCAGGGGGTGACGGCCCCGGTGCTCACAGGGATGGAAAGGTGGGAGATGGAAAGGGTGATCGAAGACCTCCTCGCCGGCCTGCCGTTGGATGACCAGGAGATCATCCTCCGCAACTGGCTCGAGGACTTCTCcgcctccgactccgattggcccAACCTCTCCAGGGCGTTCGACCGTTGGTGCCGCTACGCGCGCAAGCTTCTTTGCTGA